CCGATTTCACGCATTACCGACCGGAATCCTTCGCACCATCGCTCCGTTGTCGAGTCGGCGTAGTCAAACGATGTCCCGTCAGCGTATTCAAACTGGTTCAGGATAGTTCTAAGCGTCTCATCAGAGAAGTCAAGTGGTTCGGAATACTCCCCGGAGAGCCGTCGGACGTATTCATGAACGACATATCTAACGAGCGTGTCGTCGGCGACGAGATAGGGGTAGAGAACTTGCGCTTTGTCTTGTGAAGACGAACATGTATTCAGCACAGCTGGGAGGTCACTCGGGTTGGGAAGGCGAGCTGGTGTATTTTTGAGTCGTGATGAGAGAATACGATATATTTTCTGGGAACTCCCTCTCGTGCTGCGGTTCGAACGTCGTTCCTCGAACCAGATGTCTTTGACATCGTTCCAGTTCCCATGTACACGGTACAACTCAGCAATCTCTTCCGTTCGATCAGGGAAGAGGCCGCACATGGTCAAATCCATGTTGA
The Halorhabdus rudnickae DNA segment above includes these coding regions:
- a CDS encoding BrxA family protein; its protein translation is MDLTMCGLFPDRTEEIAELYRVHGNWNDVKDIWFEERRSNRSTRGSSQKIYRILSSRLKNTPARLPNPSDLPAVLNTCSSSQDKAQVLYPYLVADDTLVRYVVHEYVRRLSGEYSEPLDFSDETLRTILNQFEYADGTSFDYADSTTERWCEGFRSVMREIGVLKNQQTIVGDPPSLGETPLLVAMGYSYGEGEDEWFESPIGLQYLFQPSARWEELYNRAADTKSWEFVELHGNLQLRPNEEPYSSITREGGE